The genomic window CGTTGGCGCTCATTTTTCCTCTAGTCTTGTAGTCAAAAACCAGTGTCTCATCTTCAGTATCGACAATAGCGTCAAGTTTGCCGTGAAGCAAAATGTTTTTGTAATGAGCCTCGCACCAATGCTCGGTAAAAATCCTTCCTTGGAGGGCAAAGTGCGAAGCTAAACTATTTGCAATAGCGGGTGATACTTCTAAAAGCTCCTGACAAACGGCTTCTCGTTCAAACGAAGGTAAAAATGATCTTTTCAGCGACTCCTCGACGGTTTTGTCGATAATGGATTGAATATTTTCAATGCCTTTATCCTTGCTTCGCCAAACTCGGTCAAAAGCGAGGTGCATGGCAATACCCTTCTCGGCACTTGGTGAAGGAGCCTCGGGCAATTTCAAAATACTTTTATACAAAAATTCACTCGGACATTTTAAAAAATGGTTCAGGGCTGTGACGGAAAGACCTTTCTCCAGGATCACATTTTTGGCGTGATCTAAAATTCTATCAGCATTTTTTATGCTGACTGAAGTCGTCTCTAAAGTAGGCTTGTCCTTTGCGGCCGCTTTTTTTGATATAGTGACTGTCGAAACAAGAGACTGGTCAAGCTCAGCTACCAGGCGAAGGGCGGTGAGCACTTTACCATCAGATTCTTCCTTTGGACAAATAATGGTTATATGTTTTCGAGCTCGAGTAAGAGCAACATAAAAAAGTCGTCGCAGGTCTCGGAGTGCGTCAGCCTCCCCCAGCTTGCTTTCTACCGGCAAGACAAAATAGCTGTTACGAGCTCTGCTGCTCCAGGATTCTTCAGTAGCATAAGGAATAAAAACATAATCAAATTCTAGGCCTTTACTGCCGTGGGCAGTCATAACTTTCACTTGGGCGTCAGAGAGACCGACACTTATTTTGACACTTTTATTTTCAGACGAAGCTTTGTATTCCATCAACCTATCCAAAAGTAAACTCGGATCATGAATATCTCCCTCTCGACAAAGACCGAGAGCCAGTCCGACAATAGCCCTCCAAACTTCCACATAAGCTGGGTCTCTGGATACAATATTTAAAAATCCAGATTTTTCAGCAGCAAAAACTAAAAAATTAATCGGACTGTCAGTCAAACGTTCCTTCTGAATGAACGCTAATATCGGCAGATTTTTTTCTATGGCTTCAAATTTGCCATTTCTAAGATCCCGCAAGAGTTCGGTGGCTTGGCTAAAGGCAATACCCCAAAGACCGACCGCGATAGTTTTGCCTAAACTTTCAATATCAGTCTGGTCCTTCAAAAATCCGACCAGAGCAAAAAAAGTGGCTCCTATTGGGTGCGAAAAAATATCGATGCTTCGCTCAGCTGAAACAGCCACCCCATTGGCCTCGCAAAGCCTGATCAAACGCTCCACATCTCTGTTATTTTTACTAATCAGAGCCACCGTTTTTTCTGGTTCCTTTTTTGAAATAGACTTGAGCTGCTCAATGAGGTATTCCTCTCCCGAAGAAACATCCGCGGCCTCGACAAGATCGATCGGCCTTTCTTCTTCATCACCTGAAGCTTTGAGAGGTACGCGTAAATGAGCATACTGCCCTTCTGTATAATTGTTCTCAATCATTTTAAAAGTCGTGTCCAAAATGTGCTGATGTGAGCGGTAGTTATCCTCGAGATTAATTTTCTCAATGTTTGGCCAAGTCTTTTCAAAACGTAAAAAATTCTCTACCGAAGCTCCTTGAAAACGATAGATCGCTTGCTTCTCGTCGCCGACAATAAAAATATTTGGATTGTCAAAAAAATCACCGAGCATCTTGATTATAAAGTTTTGGGCATCATTAGTGTCTTGATGTTCATCTACCAGCAGATAAAGAAACTTTTCCTGGAGCAATCTAAGCAGAAGCGCATTTTGGCCAAGGGCAACAATGAGCTCAAAAATAAGATCGTCAAAATCCATCAATTTTTCCTGCTTCTTTTTTTTCTCATAGGCAGCATAGACATCCGCAAAAATTAACGTCTTGGCACAGCGCTCAAGCGCTCTTTGACCTTCTGCTTTAAGTGTTCCCTTGCTCTCGCCTCTTGTGGAAATGAGACTTTCGTCTAAACCGATACGCTTCATTTCTGCTTCGGTAAATTCTTTAATCATCTTTGGGGTTGAGGCTTCTTTTTTGGCGTCTCGGATGGCGCTTAAAATGGGACCAATGTAAAAATCAGGATTGCCAAAAGGCCGCAGGCTCTCAAATGCTTTGCTTTCAAGAATTTTTCTAATCATGGCTTCAGCGTCTATGTCGGTCATCTGTTTAAAACCATCCAGATGAATAAAATATTCTTTGAACTCTGCCATGACTGAAGCGGCAAAACTGTGAAAGGTGTGGATTCGAACTTCATCTGCCCGCGAGCCAATGAGCTCTCGGAGTTTTGTCTTGATAGCTTTAACCCCAGCGTCGGTGAAAGTAACGGCCAAAATACCCGAAGCGGGGGTATCTGTTTTTTTTAGAATGTTGGCGATGCGGAGTGTCAAAATAGTCGTCTTGCCTGTACCGGGGCCGGCGATCACCATTACGGGGCCGTCTATTGCCTCCACGGCCCGTTTTTGAGCATTATTCAACCTGTCATACTGATTCTTATAACGCTGATCGAAATCGTTGCGATTGGGCATATATGCCTTATATTCTTGCATTTTCAGGTCCGTTTTGCTAGTGAGGTTGGAACCAACTTTCTCTTCCACAACAAAAAGCCGTCGGCCCAGGAAAAACGTTTTATACCGGTCTATTACCACCAGTACCGTCACGAGACGCTTCAGGCCAATATGGTGCCGGAAGACTTCAACACCTACCTCGAGGGGCTCAAGGCGAGGAAAAGTGAGGACATTCCCCATTACATCAAGATCCCGGCCTTCGTCTAGGCCGGCAACGTCGGACAAACAAAATCGCTCAGGGCCCCCACCCCGAGCGATTTTTATTGCATATTTAATTTTCCTTAATGTTGCCTAAGTACAATTTGCTTATTGAACAAGCAAAATAAATTAATACAAAAATATAAAAAGATATAACGCACTATTGGATCTGTGAGCTGCCCATCCCTCGATAATGAGATCGTGTATTTCAATAACCATGGTTTTAATCATTTACTGAGAAAAGGTAAAAATCCTAGAAAAGCCAGTGATGTATACAGAAGACTATCTTTACTTAAATACTGTTTAAAAGTCGTTAAAGAAAAAAACAAGTGGAGTTTTATACAAATCTATTAAAATGAATAATTCTATTGTTCAATACTGGGCACTAAGTAAAGATGAAAAAAATACCAAGATTACAGTTGTCGTTAGACAACTTGGTAATGGATATAAACATTTTTTTAGTATATTTTCAAAAAGAAAATAAATACAAAACACCTCAATCAGGAGGTGTCTTGTCAGGTTTGCCATCAGCTTGAGCCGATAGGGGCTTTCGCCCCGCAAACCCTATGTGCGTATATTAAACAAGCGAAAGAAAAAAATCAAGATTGACAGGCTAATAATTTTTCAACCTATTGATATTCTCATGCTGGCGTATCTTCTCGTGTGCTTTCGCCTCAATCTGGCGAATACGTTCGCGAGTGACTCCGAAGATTTTACCTACCTCTTCTAGAGTGTGCTGGACGCCATCATCGAGTCCGTGGCGCATTTTTAAAATCTCGCGCTCTTTGT from Candidatus Paceibacterota bacterium includes these protein-coding regions:
- a CDS encoding ATP-dependent DNA helicase — encoded protein: MPNRNDFDQRYKNQYDRLNNAQKRAVEAIDGPVMVIAGPGTGKTTILTLRIANILKKTDTPASGILAVTFTDAGVKAIKTKLRELIGSRADEVRIHTFHSFAASVMAEFKEYFIHLDGFKQMTDIDAEAMIRKILESKAFESLRPFGNPDFYIGPILSAIRDAKKEASTPKMIKEFTEAEMKRIGLDESLISTRGESKGTLKAEGQRALERCAKTLIFADVYAAYEKKKKQEKLMDFDDLIFELIVALGQNALLLRLLQEKFLYLLVDEHQDTNDAQNFIIKMLGDFFDNPNIFIVGDEKQAIYRFQGASVENFLRFEKTWPNIEKINLEDNYRSHQHILDTTFKMIENNYTEGQYAHLRVPLKASGDEEERPIDLVEAADVSSGEEYLIEQLKSISKKEPEKTVALISKNNRDVERLIRLCEANGVAVSAERSIDIFSHPIGATFFALVGFLKDQTDIESLGKTIAVGLWGIAFSQATELLRDLRNGKFEAIEKNLPILAFIQKERLTDSPINFLVFAAEKSGFLNIVSRDPAYVEVWRAIVGLALGLCREGDIHDPSLLLDRLMEYKASSENKSVKISVGLSDAQVKVMTAHGSKGLEFDYVFIPYATEESWSSRARNSYFVLPVESKLGEADALRDLRRLFYVALTRARKHITIICPKEESDGKVLTALRLVAELDQSLVSTVTISKKAAAKDKPTLETTSVSIKNADRILDHAKNVILEKGLSVTALNHFLKCPSEFLYKSILKLPEAPSPSAEKGIAMHLAFDRVWRSKDKGIENIQSIIDKTVEESLKRSFLPSFEREAVCQELLEVSPAIANSLASHFALQGRIFTEHWCEAHYKNILLHGKLDAIVDTEDETLVFDYKTRGKMSANEIKGLTKNSNGNYFRQLVFYRLLIEEDVSFKNKNVIPSLVFIMPDSKGRCFIETLPIEKSDLEKVKSEIQRLLDAVWSGAILTDSCGEAKCEWCALKKLSICRPATDR